The Gammaproteobacteria bacterium DNA window GAGCTCATTGCTCAATGCCTCGGTCACGCCTTCCAGAGCAAATTTGGTCGAACAATAAGGCGCAAGTCCGACAGGAGCGACAAGGCCTCCCATTGAAGAGGTAAAGACTATCTTCGCCTTTTTCTTCTCCTTGATAAATTTGGCGACAAATTTTTGGGTGAGAGCTAACGGTGCGAAGACGTTTGTTTCAAAGTTTTTCCGGAGCAACTCCACCGGGATTTCAAACATCGGCCCCGATTCACCGTAGCCAGCATTGTTGAACAAAACATCCACATTCCATGTCAGAGCGTGATTGACGTCATACTCATCGAGGATGTCCAGTTTTTCGACCCGGAGTTTGCCGTCGAGCCCTAGTTCCGTTGCTTTCTTGCGCAAAGCCGTCACTTGGGGCGCGATTTGAACACCGGCAATGACCTGGTATCCTGCCTGCGCAAGTCCGATCGCCGTTCCTTCGCCAAAACCTGATCCGGCACCCGTAATTAGAATTGTTTTGTACGTCGACATAAAATTCCCTTTCAAAAATTGTTTAGTTAATATTGGAAGCAGAGGATGCGACGGCAAAATCCTTATCAATCGGGCCTCCGGATACACCGATGTATCCTACGATCTGGTCTCCCGCTTTGATTGGCATTCCTCCGGCGAAACCCATCAGTCCTCCACTTGAAGACTCCATTCCGTAGGCTCCAACTTCAGGGCGCAGGAATTCCCATACTTTTTCCGAGTTCATCTGAAAAAGCATCGATGTTTTGGCTTTCTTAATGGCGATGTCGATAGAGCCAAGAAATGCGTTGTCCATTCTAAGAAACGCTTTTAAGTGGCCGGCCGTATCAAGAACGGCGATGTTCATCGGAATACCGATTTCAAGCGCCTTAGCTTTTGCTCTGCTGAGCAACGATTCTGATTGCGATAATGTAAGGTCCATAATTTCCTCCAATGCAATGTCGTTGCTGGTGTTTCTAGTTTCCTACTTGGCGATCTGCTGCAATGCCGTCATCAATCGAGCTTCGTTTTTCATCATCTTGGCGTAAGCCGATGGCGCTTCTTCCAACGTGACCACTTCATTCATCGAGTGGACATGCTGCCGATGACTGAAGACGAGCGTGTCTTCAATATCGATCGCGGTACCGACGACTTCACCCTGAATGGTCTTTGAACCTAAGATGAGTTGAGGAATGGAAACTTCGATTGGATCAGGCGCAGCGCCGACGACAATTAGCTTTCCGCGCGCCTTGAGCCCAGGAAGCAAGGGGCCCATCGATTTTCCACTCGCCGCGGTGGCTAGGATGGCGTTGGCGCCGCCCAGTTTTTGAAGTGCCTTGGCCGCGTCCTCTGCAACACTATCGATGTAATGATGAGCGCCAAGCTTCCGTGCAAGCGCTTCCTTTTCCTTGCCTCGGGCAATGGCCACCGTCGTAAACCCCATTCGGTTCGCAAACTGAATACCTAAGTGGCCCAGGCCGCCGATTCCCTGCACTGCCACCAGATCGCCGGGCCGAAGCTTTGCGTTTCTGAGGGCGTTGTAGGTCGTCACGCCGGCGCATAAGAGCGGAGCCGCTTCTTCCGCGGTGATATCATCGGGAATACTTGCCAATGCTCTTGCTTCCACGATGGCTTGTTCGGCATAGCCGCCATCGATCGTAAAACCCGGAATAATTGGATTCTGACAATTGACAAAGTCGCCGCGCCGGCAGGGCTCACATTCCCGGCATTCGCCGCCATACCAACCAACGCCGACTCGCTGACCCACTTTCCATTTTGCGACCCCTGCTCCGACGGCCTCAATTCGTCCCGCAATTTCTTGTCCGGGAACGCGTGGAAATTGCAGGCCTGGCCAATGTCCCTCGATGGCCATTGCGTCCGAGTGACATATTCCAGCCGCTTCTACTTTGAGACGCACTTGCTCCGGTCCTGGTTCACGGATTGGGCGAGTGACGAGCTGTAGCTTGCCAGGGGACGTAATTTCAATTGCTCGATAAGTATCGTTAGACGTTTTCATTCGCTATGAGCAGTGATCAACACGGGCGGAAGCTTAGGTGCTAGCCATAACGGCTTAAATGACATATAAACGTCTTTTTAGGACATCCTGTATTCATTGACGAGGTTGCCGTTATGCGTGTCGGATTTGTTGTTATTCCTGGTTATTCGGTGATGGGCTTTGCTGTCGCGACCGTTTTCGAAGTTGCTAACTTGGTGGCCGGTAAGCCGACCTATGACGTGCGCTTTGTTTCCGAGAAAGGCGGTGCGATTCGGACATCCGTTGGTGTGTCTGTCCACACGCAAGCGTTGGACAATACACACTTCGACACGCTCATGGTTGAGGGCGCGAGCGATGTGCGGCCGTCATCGGAAGGCATACGACATTTCTTGCGCAAAGCGGCGCGCCGCACTCGCCGCATAGCGTCGATCTGTGTCGGCGCCTTCGTGTTAGCGGAAGCGGGTTTGCTGGCGCGCAAGAAAGCCACCACCCATTGGCTCTACGCGTCCGAGCTGCAGACTCGCTTTCCCGACATCAAAGTCGATGCCGACCGTATCTTTACTAAAGATGGTGCTATCTGGACATCGGCCGGCATGACCGCCGGCCTCGATCTTGGGCTCGCGTTGGTCGAGGATGACTTAGGGGCCGACGTAGCACGTGCCACGGCGAAAAAACTCGTCATGTATCACCGGCGCGCCGGCGGACAGTCGCAGTTCTCAGTGCTGTTGGAATTGGCGCCCAAGTCCGATCGCATTCAGCAAACGTTGACGTACGCGCAGCAACATCTCAACGCGCGCCTTTCGATCGAAGATCTCGCGCAGGCGGCAAGTCTGAGTCCACGGCAGTTCAGCCGCATCTTTCGCGCCGAGACCGGACAGTCGCCCGCGAAGGCGATCGAGAATCTTCGTGTCGAAGCCGCGCGACTGATGATGGAGCAAGGTCGTCACTCGATCGATACCGTGGCACGACAAACCGGCTTCGCCGACCGTGACCGCATGCGCCGCGCGTTCTTACGCACCTTCGGACAACCGCCGCAAGTGTTGCGGCGCAATGCACGAAGGTGAATAAGGAACACCCTTTGACTGGAAGATTCGAGCGGGTGCCATCAGCGTGATTCACTTCAACCAGTGCTTCCACTCATACGGTGGACATTCACGGTTGGCCGTGCAGTCAGACGTTAATCACACTGTTGAACGGAAGTGTTCGATTTGATCGTCAATAGTTGGGAATCGCCTTTGGCAACGCCCTCGCGACGCGGATCGGCGCCGCCGGCGAGCCGCCCGACGCAACCGCTGTGATCGTTTTGCACGGTAATTCCGTGCAGGCCGCTATTCTGTTGGGTCACCGAAACCGTATGCCCGAGTGCTTGAAGCTCCGCTACTAGAGTTGCGACCGGGCTATCCTGTTCCAGCACGGTTGTCGCTGTCGTCTGCGCGCCGAAATTTCCGAGATTGATCGCCTGTTGAATATCGAGGTTCCAATCGAGTACACCGATAATTGTCTTGGTGACGTACTGGATAATGTTACTACCTCCCGGAGAGCCGATGACCATGCGAACGTTGCCCGCCCGGTCGAACACGATCGTCGGCGCCATCGAGCTGCGTGGACGCTTTCCCGGCTCAACGCGATTAACGATCGGGTTGCCCGAGCTGTCGACGGACGTAAACGAAAAATCGGTTAACTGATTATTGAGCAAGAATCCGCGCACGAATTGATGACTGCCGAAGGCGCTTTCAATGGACGTTGTCATCGAAACGACATTACCGTGCCGGTCGATGATCGACACGTGGCTGGTGGAAGGCAGCGAACGAGAGTTGTCGAGACCATTTTTTGCCATCGCGCCTGGCGGCACACCAGGCTCCGGTACACCCATCGACTTGTTGAGATCGATCAATGCAGCACGACGTTGCAGATAATCTTTGTTAAGAAGACCCTCGACCGGAACGACGACAAAGTCGCTGTCGGCCATATATTTGGCGCGGTCGGCATAGGCCAAACGATAGGCTTCGCTAATCAAGTGCACCGCCGGCGCCGTCTCCGGCGGCAGCGCGCCGACGTCGAAGTGCTCCAGAATACCTAGGGTTTGCAGCACGGTCGCGCCACCGGAGCTTGGCATATTCATACCGCAAATTTCCCAGGTGTTGCGATAGCTGCCGCATACCGCCGTCCGTTTTTTCGCGCGGTATTGCGCCAAATCGGCCAACGTCAATAAGCCGGGATTGGTTGGATGATTGCGAACGGTGTTGACGATGTCTTGCGCAATCGGCGGCTGATAGAAACGCTTGGCACCACCCGCGGCGATTTCGACGAGCGTCTGCGCGAACTCCGGATTGCGTAGTACCGTTCCCGCCGTTTTCGGTGTTCCATCGGAATTACAAAAGTAGTCCTTTGCCGGTGTCTCTTGGCAAATCGCCGCCGCGCCGGCTAACGCGGTCGCCAGACGAGGAGAGATGGGGAAACCGTTTCGCGCGAGTTTGATCGCCGGCTTGAACAGTGCTGCCCATGGCAGCCGACCGTGTTCTCGGTGTGCGTCTTCGAGTAGCCGCAACAGACCGGGTGTACCGACGGAGCGGCCGCCAATGACCGCTGTCGAAAACGGTAGCGGTTGACCGTCGGGACCGATGAAGAGATCAGGCGTCGCCGCCATCGGCGCGGTTTCGCGTCCATCGTACGTATCGAGATGTTTGCGCTTGCTCTGGTAGTGCAGCAGAAAAGCGCCGCCGCCGATGCCGGAGGATTGCGGTTCGACAAGATTCAATACCATTTGCACGGCAATGGCAGCATCGATTGCGCTGCCACCCTGACTAAGAGTTTTTTGCCCAGCCTCCACCGCAAGTGGATGGGCGGCGACTACCATGTCGTGCTTTGCAAAGACGATATCTTTTGTTATCCAAGTCGATGGCAGTTCGGGTGACGCCTGGCTGGCCAGTGCCGACGATATATCTGCCAATGCCAACGAAGCGACCCACATTGCAAAGGCGATGTAACGTTTCGAGCGGTGGTATAGCGAGTTCATATTTTTCCTCCATGAATTAACGGTTCCTGTGAGTTGGTGCTTCCACTCCTATCTCGCTCCCTGCGGGACTCAGGTATGACGCGCGGCAGTCCAGGCTTCAAGGCGCATACGTCGTTGAACACGGTTCGCCGCCGTGCGGGCGTTCACCGCTTCCAATATCTCTGCCGGCGCTGTGTCCGGACGTCCCGAGTTGAAAGGTGGTTGAGGCGCGTACTCCAAACCAAGCTGGACCATTTCCGCCACGTGCTGGCCGCTCAGCTCGGCAATGAGGGCCAGAACGAAGTCGATACCGGCCGTGACGCCGCCACCGGAGAGGATGTTGCCATCTCTCACGATGCGGCCCTCGTCGACAATAGCGCCGAAGATTGGAAGCAATTCCCGCCATGCCCAATGGCAGGCCGCACGGCGACCGCTAAGAAAACCGGCAGCACCGAGGATGAGAGAGCCTGAGCAGACCGAGGTCAGATAGCGCGCCGTCGCTCCAAGCCGGATAACTTCCTCGAGATAGCGCTCGTTCTCGATGGCGTCGATGCACCCGCCGCCACCTGGCACGAGCAGAACGTCGCAGGACTCGATGGCGGCGAGGTCCTTCAAGTCTGCAAAGGTGAGCCGGTCCGCCGTGATTGATTTGCCGCCCAGCGACGCCACTCGAACATTCAAGTTGGGCGTGCGCGAAAGAAACTGGTGCGGGCCGGTAAAGTCCAGTTGGGTTACGCCGTCGTACACCGGCATCACCACACTGATGGCTTGTGACATTACCTGTTCTCCTGTTGCCGCTGTTCATAAGCCGCCACCGCGCCGGCGCGGTACTTGGCGATCAGGGGACGCATCATGCTCGTGAACGCTGCGACGTGCTCCGGAGCGGCCGTTTCCACCGTGCCCTTACCGAACGGCGCCTTCGGATTGTATTCGATGATCAGCTCTGCCAACTCAGCCATCGGACGACCAAAGGCAGCCGCGGCGGCGAGCAGCGCCGCTTCGAAGCTGCCGCAGCCGGGACCGGCCGTGTACAGATTCCCGTCGACAACGACTGAGCCGCTCGGCACGACCTCTTTCACCCCGAGCTCGGGCAGCATTTCCAAGGAGTTCAGGCTGATCGTCGCGCGGCGCCCCTTGAGCAGCCCCGCGGCGCCCAACGTCACCACCCCATTGCAGATGCCGATCACATACTTCGCCTTGCTCGCCTTCTCG harbors:
- a CDS encoding DJ-1/PfpI family protein, which translates into the protein MQARTTDLHSMNHLREATTRPAVQPFHVGIVIGPGFIPMDMVGIQTVYGLMPGAQIHLIWKNTELVEGFPSWWTRPTTTFAQCPDLDVISVPMMMAPEAQTDPELVAFVAEKASKAKYVIGICNGVVTLGAAGLLKGRRATISLNSLEMLPELGVKEVVPSGSVVVDGNLYTAGPGCGSFEAALLAAAAAFGRPMAELAELIIEYNPKAPFGKGTVETAAPEHVAAFTSMMRPLIAKYRAGAVAAYEQRQQENR
- the ggt gene encoding gamma-glutamyltransferase; its protein translation is MNSLYHRSKRYIAFAMWVASLALADISSALASQASPELPSTWITKDIVFAKHDMVVAAHPLAVEAGQKTLSQGGSAIDAAIAVQMVLNLVEPQSSGIGGGAFLLHYQSKRKHLDTYDGRETAPMAATPDLFIGPDGQPLPFSTAVIGGRSVGTPGLLRLLEDAHREHGRLPWAALFKPAIKLARNGFPISPRLATALAGAAAICQETPAKDYFCNSDGTPKTAGTVLRNPEFAQTLVEIAAGGAKRFYQPPIAQDIVNTVRNHPTNPGLLTLADLAQYRAKKRTAVCGSYRNTWEICGMNMPSSGGATVLQTLGILEHFDVGALPPETAPAVHLISEAYRLAYADRAKYMADSDFVVVPVEGLLNKDYLQRRAALIDLNKSMGVPEPGVPPGAMAKNGLDNSRSLPSTSHVSIIDRHGNVVSMTTSIESAFGSHQFVRGFLLNNQLTDFSFTSVDSSGNPIVNRVEPGKRPRSSMAPTIVFDRAGNVRMVIGSPGGSNIIQYVTKTIIGVLDWNLDIQQAINLGNFGAQTTATTVLEQDSPVATLVAELQALGHTVSVTQQNSGLHGITVQNDHSGCVGRLAGGADPRREGVAKGDSQLLTIKSNTSVQQCD
- a CDS encoding DJ-1/PfpI family protein, producing MSQAISVVMPVYDGVTQLDFTGPHQFLSRTPNLNVRVASLGGKSITADRLTFADLKDLAAIESCDVLLVPGGGGCIDAIENERYLEEVIRLGATARYLTSVCSGSLILGAAGFLSGRRAACHWAWRELLPIFGAIVDEGRIVRDGNILSGGGVTAGIDFVLALIAELSGQHVAEMVQLGLEYAPQPPFNSGRPDTAPAEILEAVNARTAANRVQRRMRLEAWTAARHT
- a CDS encoding alcohol dehydrogenase catalytic domain-containing protein, whose amino-acid sequence is MKTSNDTYRAIEITSPGKLQLVTRPIREPGPEQVRLKVEAAGICHSDAMAIEGHWPGLQFPRVPGQEIAGRIEAVGAGVAKWKVGQRVGVGWYGGECRECEPCRRGDFVNCQNPIIPGFTIDGGYAEQAIVEARALASIPDDITAEEAAPLLCAGVTTYNALRNAKLRPGDLVAVQGIGGLGHLGIQFANRMGFTTVAIARGKEKEALARKLGAHHYIDSVAEDAAKALQKLGGANAILATAASGKSMGPLLPGLKARGKLIVVGAAPDPIEVSIPQLILGSKTIQGEVVGTAIDIEDTLVFSHRQHVHSMNEVVTLEEAPSAYAKMMKNEARLMTALQQIAK
- a CDS encoding GlxA family transcriptional regulator; the encoded protein is MRVGFVVIPGYSVMGFAVATVFEVANLVAGKPTYDVRFVSEKGGAIRTSVGVSVHTQALDNTHFDTLMVEGASDVRPSSEGIRHFLRKAARRTRRIASICVGAFVLAEAGLLARKKATTHWLYASELQTRFPDIKVDADRIFTKDGAIWTSAGMTAGLDLGLALVEDDLGADVARATAKKLVMYHRRAGGQSQFSVLLELAPKSDRIQQTLTYAQQHLNARLSIEDLAQAASLSPRQFSRIFRAETGQSPAKAIENLRVEAARLMMEQGRHSIDTVARQTGFADRDRMRRAFLRTFGQPPQVLRRNARR
- a CDS encoding heme-binding protein, with the translated sequence MDLTLSQSESLLSRAKAKALEIGIPMNIAVLDTAGHLKAFLRMDNAFLGSIDIAIKKAKTSMLFQMNSEKVWEFLRPEVGAYGMESSSGGLMGFAGGMPIKAGDQIVGYIGVSGGPIDKDFAVASSASNIN
- a CDS encoding SDR family oxidoreductase; translation: MSTYKTILITGAGSGFGEGTAIGLAQAGYQVIAGVQIAPQVTALRKKATELGLDGKLRVEKLDILDEYDVNHALTWNVDVLFNNAGYGESGPMFEIPVELLRKNFETNVFAPLALTQKFVAKFIKEKKKAKIVFTSSMGGLVAPVGLAPYCSTKFALEGVTEALSNELAPYGIKVQTINPGGYFTGFNERVGETAYRWLDDAKNFTKRADLAAQLNLLIGNDSGRLDPKEMIAAMIKIVPSDEGKYRNVAPKFIEDFLRDHQQKTWERTI